TGCTTGACCATTTGTTCCGCTGTTTCATCATTCTTCGCTTCCTTAATGGAAGCTGTATCCAGATGCTGCTTCAAGGTAGCTGTCGGAATAGCGCGAAGCGCGAGCATTCTTTCGGCGATTACATCCAGATGCAAGCTTACCTCAGTATACAATTCCTCGAATTTGATATGCAGCGTGAAGAAGTTCTCGCCTTTCACATACCAGTGATAATTATGGATTTTCATATAAAGAATGGAGAAGTTAGCGACTTGTTTATCCAGAATATCTGTAACTGGGTTTGCTTTGATTGCGACTTTGGCCATGTGAATCCCTCCACTTAATTTATATAGTTGTGTATACAGATAAGTACCCAGCAGCTCTGTACTTGAAACAGTCAAAAAGAAAATTGAAATTCTCTGCATTCCCTGTTTCATCTTCGAACAATGAGGGTAACAATAAGTAATTAAGCAGACAGGAGTGATTCAAATGTTATTCCAAATCAGTGCGATTATTGCAGCCGTTGCGTTTGTATTTCTGGTCTTCTATTTAATACAAACCTTAAAATCATTGAAGCATTCCTTGGATGAAATCACATCGACCATGGGCCAGATGAAGAATGAAGTGACACAAATCAGTTCAGAAGTACAGGATGTAATTCTCAATACGAATGAGATGGCCATAGATGTACGTGTTAAGCTGGCTAAACTGAATCACTTATTCAGCTCGGTGAATGATGTGGGTCAGGTCATTCACGAACTGACAACTTCGGTGAAGCAATCAGCAACCAGCCTGCTCTCAGCTGTGAAGCAAACGAGTATAATGAAAGAAGGAGCAAAGCCTAATCACAAATGGCAGACGATCATTCAAGGCGCAGCGATTTCCTTCGATATGTGGCAAAAAATGAAAGCAAATAAATCACCGCACACCGGTGTTACGAAATAGGAAAGGGGTCATCTTGTGAACGCAATACGTAAATTTACTGTCTATAAACAATCAAATGGCAAAGAAAATATGATCTATTTAAGTGGGGAACTTGATCTGTCCGCGGCATCGGAACTGGCAGCTGTGCTTGATTCCGTCGTGAACCTGGAAAACCAAAGTCTTACCCTGGATTTAAGAGAACTTCGTTATATCGACAGTACGGGAATCGGCATGTTTGTCTCTGTGCTTAAAGTGAGAGCAGCTATGCAAGCCGCATTCCGAATTCAACACATTCCTGCCAAAATTCAACGTTTGTTTGACTTAACAGGCGTATCCAGATACTTCGTGAATGGTGATCAACAGTCAGCCAATCAGCGTGCAACAGAAAGGAAAGAAGAAATCATATGACACCATACATCGGACTTACTATACCTGCGAAGGCGGAATACTTGGATATTGTTCGCCTTACCCTCTACGGTGTTGCTACCAAAGCTGGCTTCTCTTTTGAAGATATTGAAGATATGAAGGTAGCCGTTGCGGAAGCATGCAATAATGCTATTCTTCATGCCTATGAAGATCAAACAGGCACGGTAGACATCCAATTCGAGCATAGCGATGGCTATCTGAAAATTTCGGTTAAGGATGAGGGCAATAGTTTTAACTATGTTCAAACGGACCCGGAAGAAGCGACGCTTCATCACAAATCGATCAGTGAAGCCACAGTTGGCGGGTTAGGCCTATTTCTGATGCAAGCGCTGATGGATGAAGTTCAAGTGCTTACGCATAGTGGAAGAGGAACTGAGGTTATTTTGTTGAAACATATAGCAGGGCAGCTGAATAGAAAAGAGGAAATGGTATGAATGCCAATGCATCATCCTCAAAGCCTTTATATGAAATGTATTTGAAGATGAAGATCTACAAAGAAACAGCTTGCCAAGAGACGGCTACGGCACTGCTGCTGCACTATGAACCTATTGTTCGTATGGCAGTTGGCAAAATGTCGCGAAGCCGTCCTGATTTGTATGAAGATCTATTTCAAGTCGGTCAAATGTCGATGCTGCGGCTTTTCACGCAATATGACAGCACAATGGAAATCCCATTCGAAGCCTATGCGATGAAAAGTCTGATCGGTCACCTCAAAAATTATTTGCGTGACAAGTCATGGTACATACAGGTTCCAAGGCGTATTAAGGAAAAAGGCTCCATGGTCCAAAGGGCATTGGATGAACTGACGGTCAAGTTTGAGCGCTCACCAAGTATTGATGAGATTGCGGCTTATCTGGAACTCAGTTCCGAAGAAACCATCGAGATTCTGGCGGGCCGTGACTACTATAACTACACGTCGCTGGATACACCTCTTACAAGTGAAGGCGACAGCGCTACGATTGGCGATATGATCGCTGGACCAACCGATGATTACACATCACTGGAGAGACGGATGGATTTGGAAGAAGCCATGAATTGCTTGAAGCAAGAAGAACGCACCGTCATTGGCCTCATCTACCATGAAGGGCACTCACAGCGGCAAATCGCCGATCAACTAGGGATTTCCCAAATGAGTGTATCCCGTATCCAAAAACGGGCAATAGATAAGTTGAAGACCGTTTTGACAGAGAACTCATAAGGGGGCGTGCTGATGCTAAGCAGCCAATTTCGTTTGGAGCATGGGAAGAAAGTAAAGCTAGCGCAAATTGATCCCAATGAAACGGGGAGTGTTCATGATCGGGAAGAGGCTGAGCCGAACATTGAACGTTTGAAGGAACGCTTGGAAGCCCTGCAGAATGTCTTATACGCAGGCAAGCAGCAAGCAGTACTCTTCGTTATCCAAGGCATGGATTGCAGCGGCAAGGACGGTGTTGTCAAGCGTGCGCTTGGCGGCCTGCATCCGCAAGGTTTTCAAGTGAATAGCTTCCGTACACCTACGGAGGAAGAGGAAGCTCATGATTTTCTCTGGCGGGCTCACAAAATTGTGCCTGCCAAAGGCATGATTGGGGCTTTTATTCGCTCGTACTATGAGGATGTCCTGATTACAAGAACTCATAAATGGATCAGTGAGTCGGAAGTGAAGAAGCGATTTAAACATATCAACCGTTTTGAGAAATTGCTAGAAAGCAGCGGCGTGAAAATCGTGAAGATTTTCTTGCACATTTCCAAGGATTTTCAGCTGGCGAAGCTGCGCAATCGGTTGACCGATGATACGAAGCGCTGGAAGTTCGATAAGAATGATCTTGTGGAACGTGAATCGTGGGGGGCATATGAGCAAGCCTATGAGGACGTGTTTAGACAGTGCAGCACCGAATCGGCGCCGTGGTATGTCGTTCCTGCTAACCATCGCTGGTACCGTGATTTGGCCGTCTTGCAAATTGCAGTGGACGCTTTGGAAAGCATGAATCTAGCGTATCCGCCATCGGATCCAGAGCTGGATCAACTGCTGGATCAGCTACAGGAATAATGAGAGATTTTCTCTATTAGTTCCCTGAATGTGGTATAGTGAGAGTAGTAGAATGTTAACATAACATTCTCTACGAACTATACTAGGAGGCAACTATGCTTAAATCTTTACAGATCAATATACGTGCCAAAATTATAGTTGGATATGTCTTTATTATCATATGCTTAGGGATATCGCTTTTGGTCGTGAGTGACCGTGTAAACTCGCTTCAGGAGGAAGTCAGTTTTGTCTCTACGCATGACATGGAAGTCCATGATTTATTAAATTTAATTCAAAAAAATATGCTTGATATGGAAACGGGGATGCGCGGCTATGTCATATCAGGGGATACGCAATATCTGGAACCTTATGATGCCGGCAACCGATCTTGGCTGGATAACTACAACAAGCTTCATCAGCTTATAGAGGATAACCCTTCCCAACAGAAAAGTCTGGAACAAATAAAGCCTACTATTCAGAGTTGGATTAAAAATGCCGGTGAATTTGCCATCAAGGCTAAGGGGGCTAACAATCAACAAGCACTTAAGGAATTTTTCGATCAAAACAATGGCAAAAAGGTTATGGATCAATTGCGTACGCAATTCGAATCCTTTCTCTCAGCGGAGAAGAAATTAACGGCTGCCAGAGTCGAACAGTTAGCTGAAAGCAACTATAATCTTAGAGTTGTTCTTTTCTCTGTTCTCGGGATCATTTCAATTTTTGCTATTCTTGTGGCCTTATTCCTATCCAGTTCGATTACGGGCACCATTAAACAAGTCATCCGAACGATTCGAGATATTACGGCGTCGGAGGGCGATTTAACCACTAGAATTGAAGTCAAAACCAATGATGAGATCAAAGAGCTGGCCGTAGCGACCAATGAATTGTTAGCCAGCTTGCAGAAGCAGAATTGGGTTCAAATAAATTTAACGGAAGTCGCAACTTTGTATCAAGGGATTAATGAAATAAAGCTTTTGAGTGAAACGTTTGTCAATACGCTGGCACCTATGCTTGGCAGTCTCTATGGCGTTGTTTATCTGAGGGAGTATGTGAATGGGCAAATGCGTTTTGTGAAAATGGCTAGCTATGCGGCTATTGGTGAAGACGCTGCTTCTGACAGTTTCCGCTTGGGTGAGGGATTGGTCGGCCAATGCGCGCTCGATCAGCGGATTTTCCTGATGGATAATTTGCCGGAGGATCATGTCAAAGTCACTTCAGGCTTAGGCGTATCCGCGCCGCGTGCACTCTTGGTGGCACCGATCCTGGTGGATGGACAGACGGAGGCCGTAATCGAATTAGCCTCCTTGCAGCCCTACCAGTCACAGCATCTGACATTGATCGATTCCCTGCAGGATAAGTTCGGAACAGCGATTGTCAATGTGCGGGGCCGGATGGAAGTGGAACGGCTGCTTTCAGAATCGCAGATGCTGACGGAAGAACTGCAAGCCCAGTCTGAGGAGCTTCAGGCCCAGTCCGAAGAACTTCAGATGCAGCAGGAAGAGCTCAGAATGACCAATGAATTCTTGGAAGAACAGAACCATTTCTCCGAACAAAGGGCTTTGGAATTAAAGCGAGCCAAAGATGAGTTGGAGGAATACTCGCTTAAACTTCAAACGAGTTCCCAATACAAGTCGGATTTCTTGGCGAATATGTCGCATGAACTGCGTACGCCGCTGAATAGTATTATGATTTTGTCGCAGATGCTGGCGGAAAATAACGGTGAAATGCAAATGTCGGAGGTCGTGGATTACTCCCGTGTTGTGTATGCCGCAGGGAACGATCTTCTGGCACTCATTGATGATATCCTT
Above is a genomic segment from Paenibacillus sp. HWE-109 containing:
- a CDS encoding sigma-70 family RNA polymerase sigma factor; translation: MNANASSSKPLYEMYLKMKIYKETACQETATALLLHYEPIVRMAVGKMSRSRPDLYEDLFQVGQMSMLRLFTQYDSTMEIPFEAYAMKSLIGHLKNYLRDKSWYIQVPRRIKEKGSMVQRALDELTVKFERSPSIDEIAAYLELSSEETIEILAGRDYYNYTSLDTPLTSEGDSATIGDMIAGPTDDYTSLERRMDLEEAMNCLKQEERTVIGLIYHEGHSQRQIADQLGISQMSVSRIQKRAIDKLKTVLTENS
- a CDS encoding Dps family protein, with amino-acid sequence MAKVAIKANPVTDILDKQVANFSILYMKIHNYHWYVKGENFFTLHIKFEELYTEVSLHLDVIAERMLALRAIPTATLKQHLDTASIKEAKNDETAEQMVKQLASDFSLVCSELTEGIELAEESKDQPTADLLIGIRSSLEKHSWMLEAFLGK
- a CDS encoding CHASE3 domain-containing protein yields the protein MLKSLQINIRAKIIVGYVFIIICLGISLLVVSDRVNSLQEEVSFVSTHDMEVHDLLNLIQKNMLDMETGMRGYVISGDTQYLEPYDAGNRSWLDNYNKLHQLIEDNPSQQKSLEQIKPTIQSWIKNAGEFAIKAKGANNQQALKEFFDQNNGKKVMDQLRTQFESFLSAEKKLTAARVEQLAESNYNLRVVLFSVLGIISIFAILVALFLSSSITGTIKQVIRTIRDITASEGDLTTRIEVKTNDEIKELAVATNELLASLQKQNWVQINLTEVATLYQGINEIKLLSETFVNTLAPMLGSLYGVVYLREYVNGQMRFVKMASYAAIGEDAASDSFRLGEGLVGQCALDQRIFLMDNLPEDHVKVTSGLGVSAPRALLVAPILVDGQTEAVIELASLQPYQSQHLTLIDSLQDKFGTAIVNVRGRMEVERLLSESQMLTEELQAQSEELQAQSEELQMQQEELRMTNEFLEEQNHFSEQRALELKRAKDELEEYSLKLQTSSQYKSDFLANMSHELRTPLNSIMILSQMLAENNGEMQMSEVVDYSRVVYAAGNDLLALIDDILDLSKVEAGKIEIMTDEFNVTEMPQLMKLMFGPVAEKKKLDFDIILEENVPNVMLTDGQRLQQIVKNLLSNAFKFTEEGSITMRIALADPVRVQELLHRDPEDKVLAISITDTGIGIPIDKQQVIFEAFRQVDGTTNRQYGGTGLGLSICREFTRLLGGSIVVKSEVGKGSTFTLYIPNAQETDQDDQVTMYPAGEIAAAGEYADVVAVEALSSEFLHVISDSPVTEAIKSDAQLFQGKRILLVDDDARNVFALVTALEMKGVTVEVADHGKMALEILQGRSDYDLVLMDIMMPVMGGYEAMQAIRGQLQLMDLPIIALTAKAMKSEKEKCLEAGASDYITKPLNMDQLFSLMRVWLTKQVKKH
- a CDS encoding STAS domain-containing protein; translated protein: MNAIRKFTVYKQSNGKENMIYLSGELDLSAASELAAVLDSVVNLENQSLTLDLRELRYIDSTGIGMFVSVLKVRAAMQAAFRIQHIPAKIQRLFDLTGVSRYFVNGDQQSANQRATERKEEII
- a CDS encoding PPK2 family polyphosphate kinase, producing the protein MLSSQFRLEHGKKVKLAQIDPNETGSVHDREEAEPNIERLKERLEALQNVLYAGKQQAVLFVIQGMDCSGKDGVVKRALGGLHPQGFQVNSFRTPTEEEEAHDFLWRAHKIVPAKGMIGAFIRSYYEDVLITRTHKWISESEVKKRFKHINRFEKLLESSGVKIVKIFLHISKDFQLAKLRNRLTDDTKRWKFDKNDLVERESWGAYEQAYEDVFRQCSTESAPWYVVPANHRWYRDLAVLQIAVDALESMNLAYPPSDPELDQLLDQLQE
- the rsbW gene encoding anti-sigma B factor RsbW, translated to MTPYIGLTIPAKAEYLDIVRLTLYGVATKAGFSFEDIEDMKVAVAEACNNAILHAYEDQTGTVDIQFEHSDGYLKISVKDEGNSFNYVQTDPEEATLHHKSISEATVGGLGLFLMQALMDEVQVLTHSGRGTEVILLKHIAGQLNRKEEMV
- a CDS encoding DUF948 domain-containing protein yields the protein MLFQISAIIAAVAFVFLVFYLIQTLKSLKHSLDEITSTMGQMKNEVTQISSEVQDVILNTNEMAIDVRVKLAKLNHLFSSVNDVGQVIHELTTSVKQSATSLLSAVKQTSIMKEGAKPNHKWQTIIQGAAISFDMWQKMKANKSPHTGVTK